In one window of Candidatus Falkowbacteria bacterium DNA:
- a CDS encoding DUF378 domain-containing protein → MKMLHKIAHILLIIGGLNWLLIGLFNWGVGNILGTTLSTIVYVLVGLSAVYDIVTIGDCNRCKEKDMPKATPGM, encoded by the coding sequence ATGAAAATGTTACACAAAATTGCTCATATCTTACTAATCATCGGTGGCTTAAACTGGCTTTTGATCGGTCTATTCAACTGGGGAGTTGGTAATATCTTGGGCACGACTCTTTCCACTATTGTTTATGTGTTAGTTGGTTTGTCAGCGGTATATGACATTGTTACGATTGGCGATTGTAATCGTTGCAAAGAAAAAGATATGCCAAAGGCAACTCCAGGCATGTAA